The following are encoded in a window of Syngnathus scovelli strain Florida chromosome 4, RoL_Ssco_1.2, whole genome shotgun sequence genomic DNA:
- the LOC125967416 gene encoding uncharacterized protein, which produces MFTGDGMVSGHFLTGGAFKPHQGLEVNASLQMENGQHFGTFPPYQGQNVMNASLPKVENNDITTALKPTPQPGPPAALKLGQEGFKKVCRTEENGPSPFPGLASGVLEMRVKEGSKIRNLMGFAMARMQGDQGLCGAGEGGLRQVVFTGSGRAVTKTITCAEIMKRKVGSLHQLTKLQYKVVKEVWENTEGGTAEMTVHRTVPSISILLSKDPLDPQEPGYQPPETLGALWEDSVERATASAIKRPPDTLPFRGLQHCKRVCSGEGVSVTPLLH; this is translated from the coding sequence ATGTTCACGGGGGACGGCATGGTCAGTGGCCACTTCCTGACTGGGGGTGCGTTCAAGCCCCATCAGGGACTGGAAGTAAATGCGTCGCTTCAAATGGAGAATGGACAACACTTTGGAACTTTTCCTCCATACCAGGGTCAGAACGTCATGAATGCCAGCTTGCCCAAAGTGGAGAACAACGATATTACAACCGCGCTTAAACCGACACCTCAACCGGGGCCTCCCGCTGCACTCAAACTAGGGCAGGAAGGCTTTAAGAAAGTCTGCAGGACCGAGGAGAATGGCCCAAGTCCCTTCCCCGGACTGGCCTCGGGGGTACTAGAGATGCGCGTTAAAGAAGGGAGTAAGATTCGCAACTTGATGGGCTTCGCAATGGCGCGGATGCAAGGCGACCAAGGACTCTGTGGTGCCGGAGAGGGCGGACTCAGACAGGTGGTCTTCACCGGCTCGGGCCGCGCCGTCACCAAGACCATCACGTGTGCCGAGATCATGAAGCGGAAAGTGGGCTCGCTGCACCAGCTGACCAAACTGCAGTATAAGGTGGTCAAGGAGGTGTGGGAGAACACCGAGGGGGGCACGGCAGAGATGACCGTGCACAGAACCGTGCCCTCCATCAGCATCCTGCTATCTAAAGACCCACTGGACCCTCAGGAGCCGGGATACCAACCCCCAGAGACTCTCGGCGCACTGTGGGAGGACAGTGTCGAGCGCGCCACAGCGTCGGCAATCAAGAGACCCCCGGACACTTTGCCGTTCAGAGGTTTACAGCACTGTAAGCGTGTGTGCTCGGGCGAAGGGGTCTCCGTGACCCCCCTCTTGCACTGA